The Glycine soja cultivar W05 chromosome 15, ASM419377v2, whole genome shotgun sequence region TTGTAAAATTCTACAAAGCTTAAAAAATGCCTTTTTACTGACCCTTAATTGTTCAATGCAATCAGTTTTTGTTCCCTTGTATAGACGATTGAGGAAACTATGTCTTTCTAATTCCAAATTTCGGGCAGGTTCCTTAACAAAATACTTGTCATGATACCAAGTCAGTGCACCCAAAAGCATAGTGACAACACtaacaataatgaaaaatacttgttcaagttcttcttcctcctcttcatCTCTTCTacgttttcttgaagtagcCGAAGCATCAACTATACTACTTTCCATTTCTTGATTATCCACACTATATAactaaaagtaatataataacaaaggaTTAATTAGGAAGCTGATGCATATGCTTATCaagaataatgataaaaattcaattgaacaatcaatagaaattcaaatacatCATTACGATCTCTTATCAAGCATGTGTCAtactcaagaaaaaaaaaagacaaagcaAGATGTGAAGGCAGAAAAGGACCACGTATATGCACTTTCTTCCTTCGTATGTAGTCCtctcttttttatgtttatatattgaAACACTAATCAATGCCAGGATATATCCATCTTAATTATACCGTTTAACTTGGTAGCACCAGTGTACTCTTTGTCCTAGCTAAGAAGCCATGTattaacaatttaacatctGGTTCAGGTTTAAGGCTCTACTATAAGACCCAGGACAATATATcaattacatataaataaatttttctttcaaaagcggacatataataaaaagaaataaattaaaggagtataaaataatttaaaattcagtCCTACTGACGTGTgctcaaaaaattataaagaattaataaatagaaaacctgtatttaaaattactactataatgaaaatatatcatTACAATAAATAGAGTTGCAGATGTAGGGTGTCCTAGctataatatatattgtttcaGACATAAGCAATTTTTTACGCTCATATCATTTTCAAACACACATTAATTATATgaagtaattaaaatgtaacGGTGAAATAAAGTGtagaaataaaaagattaattaaatgaaaaactaaattGAACAAGTAAGACATTGCACCAAAATCTTATCCTCATGAAAGAAATTTTGACCTTTACTAACAAGCATTTGGCAAGAGtcaaaataattctttaaaTTGTAACtgcaatatattatatatgctaGCTACTCGATCGATACGACATTTTGATCGATATAATTCTTTACAGtaactataaaataattaatattttgaaaagagtatatatatatctatggaATAATATTATTGTGATGGCGATCATGTAGTTGTGAGTAGGGGTTGATTTCCTTGGCATTATTAGGTTGGGGTAGTGCAGAAGGAGCATGAGAATAGCGTCTGGACCAAAAGAGATAGTTGAGGAAGCTTAAGACAGCCAGTAACCAATAGAAAAGATCAAGCTTGTCTTGGTTAAGGTCGTTGTTGTGAAGCCAGCcagcagctgaagaagaagaagttgaagtGATCTTATTGACCAAAGAAACCAAAAGTGTGCTCAAGTAAAAGCCAAATGAGTAAGAGCAATATGTGATGGCTGTAAAGAATGCTTGCATCCCTTTCAAGGACTGTTTATAAAAGAACTCAAGGAGGCCAATGGCTGTGAACATCTCTGACAAGCCAAAGATCAAGTATTGTGGGG contains the following coding sequences:
- the LOC114386120 gene encoding protein NRT1/ PTR FAMILY 4.3-like — encoded protein: MKIIFLVSLYDTFFVPFVRKFTGHESGISPLRRIGFGLFLATFSMVAAALLEKKRRDVAVNHHKVLSIFWITPQYLIFGLSEMFTAIGLLEFFYKQSLKGMQAFFTAITYCSYSFGFYLSTLLVSLVNKITSTSSSSAAGWLHNNDLNQDKLDLFYWLLAVLSFLNYLFWSRRYSHAPSALPQPNNAKEINPYSQLHDRHHNNIIP